Within the Cetobacterium ceti genome, the region TTTTTGAAAATAGATTTATGCATGTACCAGAATTAAATAGAATGGGTGCAAAAATAAGTGCTGATAGTAATACAGCAGTTATAAAGGGAATAGAAAACTTTTCATCAGCAGAGGTAATGGCTAGTGATTTAAGAGCTGGAGCTTCTTTAATTTTAGCAGCTTTAAAATCTGAAGGGGAAAGTATAATAAATAGAATCTATCATGTGGATAGAGGTTATGAAAAATTAGAGGAAAAATTAAGAGCTATTGGAGCTAATATAGTTAGATTTAAAGCTGAAGTTTAATAGATGGAGGAACAATGGAAAAAGTAATAGGAATAAATCCTGTAATAGAATTATTACAAAATAAAGAAAAAACAATAGAAAAAATAGAGATTTTCAAGGGATTAAAAGAGGAAAAGTTAGGAAAATTAAAAAGATTAGCAGCAGCTAGAAATGTAAAATTATTCCATACAACTAATAAGGTTGAAAATTCTCAAGGAATAGTAGCTTATATAACTGAATATGATTATTACATGGACTTTGGAGCATTTTTAGAAAAAATAGCTAGAGATGAAAAGGGAATTGTACTTATTTTAGATGGAGTACAAGATCCAAGAAACTTTGGAGCCTTAATAAGAAGTGCTGAAATATTTGGAGTTCAAGGAATAATAATTCCTGAGAGAAACTCTGTTAAAATAAATGAAACAGTTATAAAAACATCAACAGGAGCTATAGAGCATATGGATATTGTAAAAGTTACAAATATTTCAGAAGCTATTAGCCAACTTAAAAAATTAGACTATTGGGTATATGGAGCTGAAGGAGAGGAGAGAGCTAAAAATTACTATGATGAAAAGTATCCTTTAAAATCAGCTTTAGTACTTGGAAGTGAAGGGGAAGGTATTAGAAAAAAAGTAAAGGAAAACTGTGATTTCCTAGTAAAAATACCTATGCATGGAAAAATTAATTCCCTAAATGTATCAGTAGCAGGAGGAATAATTCTTTCAGAAATTGCCAAATCCATATATTAAGAAATATGGAAAGGGGGTCCAATGGCTGTAGATTTAGTAACTCAAGAGCTCATATTAAGGGCTCAAGATGGAGATCAAGATTCTATGAATATGATCTTAAAAAACTATGAGAATTTTATATTTTTAAATGCAAGAAATTATTTTTTAGTCGGAGCGGACAAGGATGATTTACTTCAAGAGGGAATGATAGGCCTTATTAAGGCTATTCGTGCCTATGATAATAATAAGGAAGCATCTTTTAAAACCTTTGCTACACTATGTATAAAAAGACAGATTGTAACAGCCATTAAGGCTGCCAATGCCCAAAAAAACTTAGCACTAAATTCAGCCCTTGGAAATTCTATTGAGACCTCAGAGGGAAGAGAAGTAAGCTATAATAAGGGGTTAGATTCTTATATCAACTATACTCCAGAGGAACTTTTTTTAGGGAAGGAAAAGATCAAAGAATTTTATACTTTTGTAGCGGAAAATTTTAGCTCCTTTGAAAGGGAAGTTTTTGCACAGATGGTTAAAGGTTACAACTACAGAGAGATTGCAGATCAGTTGGGTAAAACCCTAAAAACAATTGACAATAGTATTCAAAGAATTAAAAGAAAAAGCGAAGTATGGATACAGAGATACTAAGTTAAATACTCTTATAGAAGAAGGGGGAGAACCCCCTTTTTTTCTTGTAGAGAATAGATATATATGATATATTTAAATGAAAAATAAGTATTAATATTTTATTATTAGAGGTGAGGGTGAATGAGAGAATACAGCTTTAAAGATGTTGAGTCAAAATGGCAAAAAAAATGGTCAGACGAAAGTACTTATAAAACTGAAAATTCTGTAGAAGGAAAGGAAAATTACTATGTTTTAGAAATGTTACCTTATCCATCTGGAAAATTACACGTAGGACATGCTAGAAACTACACAATCGGTGATGTTATAGCTAGATATAAAAGAATGAAAGGGTTTAATGTATTACACCCTATGGGATGGGATTCTTTTGGACTACCTGCAGAAAATGCCGCTATTCAAAATGGAGCACACCCAGCAATTTGGACAAAGTCAAATATAGACAATATGAGAAGACAATTAAAGTTAATAGGATTATCTTATGATTGGGATAGAGAAATTGCTTCTTATTTACCAGAATATTATAAATGGAACCAATGGATTTTTAAAAAGATGTATGAAAAGGGATTAGTTTACAAGAAGAAATCAACTGTAAACTGGTGTCCTGATTGTCAAACTGTTCTAGCAAATGAGCAAGTTGAAGATGGAATGTGTTGGAGACACTCAAAAACTCCAGTAATTCAAAAGGATTTAGAGCAGTGGTTCTTTAAAATTACAGAATATGCAGATGAATTATTAACAGGGCATAAGGAATTAAAGGATGGATGGCCAGAGAAAGTTTTAACAATGCAGAAAAACTGGATTGGAAAATCTTTTGGAACTGAAATCAACTTTACAGTTGTGGAAACTGGAGAAAAATTACCAGTATTTACAACAAGAATAGATACAATATTTGGAGTGACATATGCTGTTATAGCTCCAGAGCATCCTTTAGTAAATGAGATTATGAAAACAAATCCTTCTATTAAAGAAGCGGTTTTAAATATGAAAAATACTGATATGATTGAAAGAACTGCCGAAGGAAAAGAGAAAAATGGAATTGAAACAGGTTATTATGTAATAAATCCAGTAAATGGAGAGAAATTACCACTTTGGATAGGGGATTATGTTTTAATGAATTATGGAACAGGAGCAGTTATGGCTGTACCTACCCATGATGAAAGAGATTTTGCCTTTGCAAAAAAATATAATTTGGATTTAAAAGTAGTTATTAATCCTGTGGATAAGAAAACAAAAGAAGAGATTGTAATTTCTCCAGAAAATATGGAAAATGCCTTTGTAGGAACAGGAATTATGACAAACTCAGGAGAGTTTAATGGTTTATCTTCAAAGGAAGCTCTTGGAAAAATAGCTGAATTTGTGGAAGAGAAAGGTTACGGAGAGAGAACTACAAAATATAGATTAAAAGATTGGGGAGTTTCAAGACAAAGATATTGGGGAACACCAATTCCTGCACTATACTGTGAAAAATGTGGAGTAGTAATGGAAAAAGATGAGAATTTACCAGTTACATTACCTACAGATGTTGAGTTTTCAGGAAATGGAAATCCATTAGAAACTTCTGAAAGTTTTAAACATGCAGTTTGTCCAGTTTGTGGTGGAGAAGCAAGAAGAGATACAGATACAATGGATACTTTCGTAGACTCATCTTGGTATTTCTTAAGATACTGTGATCCTAAAAATACAGATTTACCATTTGCCAAGGAAATTGTAGATGGTTGGACACCAGTTGATCAGTATATAGGTGGAATAGAGCATGCTGTAATGCATCTACTATATTCAAGATTCTTCACAAAGGTTTTAAGAGATTTAGGGCTATTAAAATCGAATGAACCATTTAAAAGACTACTAACTCAAGGAATGGTATTAGGGCCATCATATTATTCACCTAAGCAAAATAAATTCCTATACCCATCACAAGTTACTATGAAAGGAGATCAAGCCTTTGATAGTGAAACAGGGGAAGAGTTACAAGTTAAAATAGAAAAAATGTCAAAATCTAAAAATAATGGTGTTGATCCAGAAGAGATGATTGAAAAGTACGGAGCTGACACTACTAGATTATTTATAATGTTTGCTGCACCACCAGAAAAGGAATTAGAGTGGAA harbors:
- the rlmB gene encoding 23S rRNA (guanosine(2251)-2'-O)-methyltransferase RlmB: MEKVIGINPVIELLQNKEKTIEKIEIFKGLKEEKLGKLKRLAAARNVKLFHTTNKVENSQGIVAYITEYDYYMDFGAFLEKIARDEKGIVLILDGVQDPRNFGALIRSAEIFGVQGIIIPERNSVKINETVIKTSTGAIEHMDIVKVTNISEAISQLKKLDYWVYGAEGEERAKNYYDEKYPLKSALVLGSEGEGIRKKVKENCDFLVKIPMHGKINSLNVSVAGGIILSEIAKSIY
- a CDS encoding sigma-70 family RNA polymerase sigma factor; this encodes MAVDLVTQELILRAQDGDQDSMNMILKNYENFIFLNARNYFLVGADKDDLLQEGMIGLIKAIRAYDNNKEASFKTFATLCIKRQIVTAIKAANAQKNLALNSALGNSIETSEGREVSYNKGLDSYINYTPEELFLGKEKIKEFYTFVAENFSSFEREVFAQMVKGYNYREIADQLGKTLKTIDNSIQRIKRKSEVWIQRY
- the leuS gene encoding leucine--tRNA ligase, translated to MREYSFKDVESKWQKKWSDESTYKTENSVEGKENYYVLEMLPYPSGKLHVGHARNYTIGDVIARYKRMKGFNVLHPMGWDSFGLPAENAAIQNGAHPAIWTKSNIDNMRRQLKLIGLSYDWDREIASYLPEYYKWNQWIFKKMYEKGLVYKKKSTVNWCPDCQTVLANEQVEDGMCWRHSKTPVIQKDLEQWFFKITEYADELLTGHKELKDGWPEKVLTMQKNWIGKSFGTEINFTVVETGEKLPVFTTRIDTIFGVTYAVIAPEHPLVNEIMKTNPSIKEAVLNMKNTDMIERTAEGKEKNGIETGYYVINPVNGEKLPLWIGDYVLMNYGTGAVMAVPTHDERDFAFAKKYNLDLKVVINPVDKKTKEEIVISPENMENAFVGTGIMTNSGEFNGLSSKEALGKIAEFVEEKGYGERTTKYRLKDWGVSRQRYWGTPIPALYCEKCGVVMEKDENLPVTLPTDVEFSGNGNPLETSESFKHAVCPVCGGEARRDTDTMDTFVDSSWYFLRYCDPKNTDLPFAKEIVDGWTPVDQYIGGIEHAVMHLLYSRFFTKVLRDLGLLKSNEPFKRLLTQGMVLGPSYYSPKQNKFLYPSQVTMKGDQAFDSETGEELQVKIEKMSKSKNNGVDPEEMIEKYGADTTRLFIMFAAPPEKELEWNENGLAGAYRFLSKIWRMILENKEEIEHGTINYDNLTKEDKKVVRKLHQTIKKVTESIEDNYHFNTSIAAIMELINEVQEFKTNILDVEKGSSESKKVFTEAMTKIVVMLSPFAPHFAGELWEEMGGNGEIEEQPWPEHVEALTISEEVAIAVQVNGKVRGTLEVDRNISKEDLEKLALDLENVKKHIEDKTVAKVIIVPNKIVNIVVK